One Lacunisphaera limnophila DNA window includes the following coding sequences:
- a CDS encoding glycosyl hydrolase yields the protein MKIDDQLQATALTPALRNFWQLSGTKIDLIFKHYDPVKGSPVFTVAGQYTARGWTEWTEGFNYGSGFLQFDATGEQRYADAAAKLTVDRMASHVSHTGVHDHGFNNLSTYGNWLRLQREGKLPATQVDFCELAIKASGAVQAARWSPIHGGGGYIYSFNGPHSLFVDTIRSVRILMVAHQLGHRLMGENDAPHSLLERGLQHIEATAKYSIYYGEGRDSYDVPAERGRTTHEAIFNRNDGRFRCPNSQQGFSGFTTWTRGLAWAMVGFAEELEFLKTLADADLAPLGGRAKWEALLLKGATATCDWFIANTALDGIPYWDGGAPNLHKLGDWRTRNAEIFNDHEPVDSSAAAIGVQGLLRLGRYLGESTPAGKKYWQAGLTTMRTLLSDAYLGIDPKHQGLLLHSVYHRPNGWDFIPPGQKVPCGEACMWGDYHLREAALTLQRLIEGKPHYTFFGCLKT from the coding sequence ATGAAAATTGACGACCAGCTGCAAGCCACCGCCCTCACCCCCGCGCTCCGGAATTTCTGGCAGCTCTCCGGCACGAAGATCGACCTGATCTTCAAGCACTACGACCCGGTCAAGGGCTCGCCCGTCTTCACCGTCGCCGGCCAGTACACCGCCCGCGGCTGGACCGAGTGGACCGAGGGCTTCAACTACGGCTCCGGTTTCCTCCAGTTCGACGCCACCGGCGAACAGCGCTACGCCGACGCGGCCGCGAAGCTCACGGTCGACCGCATGGCCTCGCACGTTTCCCACACCGGCGTCCACGACCACGGGTTCAACAACCTCTCCACCTACGGCAACTGGCTCCGCCTCCAGCGCGAGGGCAAGCTCCCCGCCACCCAGGTCGACTTCTGCGAACTGGCGATCAAAGCCTCCGGCGCCGTCCAGGCCGCGCGCTGGTCCCCGATCCACGGCGGTGGTGGCTATATCTATTCTTTCAACGGCCCGCACTCCCTCTTCGTCGACACCATCCGCTCCGTCCGCATCCTCATGGTCGCGCACCAGCTCGGCCACCGCCTCATGGGCGAGAACGACGCCCCGCACTCCCTCCTCGAGCGCGGCCTGCAGCACATCGAGGCCACCGCCAAATATTCGATTTACTACGGCGAGGGCCGCGACAGCTACGACGTCCCCGCCGAGCGCGGCCGCACCACGCACGAGGCCATCTTCAACCGCAACGACGGCCGCTTCCGCTGCCCCAACTCCCAGCAGGGCTTCTCCGGCTTCACCACCTGGACCCGCGGCCTCGCCTGGGCCATGGTCGGCTTCGCCGAGGAGCTCGAGTTCCTGAAAACTCTCGCCGACGCCGACCTCGCCCCCCTCGGCGGCCGCGCCAAGTGGGAGGCCCTCCTCCTCAAGGGCGCCACCGCCACCTGCGACTGGTTCATCGCCAACACTGCCCTCGACGGCATCCCCTACTGGGACGGCGGCGCGCCGAATCTGCACAAGCTCGGCGACTGGCGCACCCGCAATGCCGAGATCTTCAACGACCACGAACCGGTCGACAGCTCCGCCGCCGCCATCGGCGTGCAGGGCCTGCTCCGCCTCGGCCGCTACCTCGGTGAGTCCACCCCCGCGGGCAAAAAATACTGGCAGGCCGGTCTCACCACGATGCGCACGCTTCTCAGCGACGCCTACCTGGGCATTGACCCGAAACACCAGGGCCTCCTCCTCCACAGCGTCTACCACCGCCCGAACGGCTGGGACTTCATTCCCCCCGGCCAGAAGGTCCCCTGCGGCGAAGCCTGCATGTGGGGCGACTACCACCTCCGCGAAGCCGCCCTCACCCTCCAGCGCCTCATCGAGGGCAAGCCCCACTACACCTTCTTCGGCTGCCTGAAGACCTGA
- the araD gene encoding L-ribulose-5-phosphate 4-epimerase AraD, translated as MLKELKREAYEANLALPRHGLINLTFGNASAIDRAKGIFAIKPSGVAYADLKPADMVLIDLEGKKVEGKLNPSSDTPTHRRLFLAFADIGGVVHTHSSHATSFAQAGREIPIFGTTHADYFNGNIPVTRKMSAQEIGGGAYEWETGNVIVERFKKLDPADFPAVLVNRHAPFTWGKSVAKAVEVAVAVECIAHMALMSLSLEPKLKTIEPALLAKHFKRKHGPGAYYGQPGHC; from the coding sequence GTGCTCAAAGAGCTTAAACGCGAGGCCTATGAGGCCAACCTCGCCCTGCCGCGGCACGGGCTGATCAACCTCACCTTTGGCAACGCCAGCGCCATCGACCGCGCCAAAGGCATCTTCGCCATCAAACCCAGCGGCGTGGCCTACGCCGACCTGAAGCCCGCCGACATGGTCCTCATCGACCTCGAGGGGAAGAAAGTCGAGGGGAAGCTCAACCCCTCCTCCGACACGCCTACGCACCGCCGGCTCTTTCTCGCCTTCGCCGACATCGGCGGCGTGGTCCACACGCACAGCTCCCACGCCACCAGCTTCGCCCAGGCCGGCCGCGAGATCCCGATCTTCGGCACGACGCACGCCGACTACTTCAACGGCAACATCCCTGTCACCCGCAAGATGTCCGCCCAGGAAATCGGCGGCGGCGCCTACGAATGGGAAACGGGCAATGTCATCGTCGAGCGTTTCAAAAAACTCGATCCCGCCGACTTCCCCGCCGTTCTCGTCAACCGCCACGCCCCCTTCACGTGGGGCAAATCGGTCGCCAAGGCCGTCGAGGTCGCCGTCGCCGTCGAGTGCATCGCCCACATGGCGCTGATGTCGCTCTCGCTCGAACCCAAGCTCAAGACCATCGAGCCCGCGCTTCTGGCCAAGCACTTCAAGCGCAAGCACGGCCCCGGCGCCTACTACGGCCAGCCCGGCCACTGCTAA
- a CDS encoding helix-turn-helix domain-containing protein has protein sequence MPPAAPKFDFSVLRTLRDQHELTLAALSEASGVSVGVISKLERNQQSAELDTLYRLARAFGLSATDLLALCESELVHRTAEKTYRSGDFKFRQVKYANVVAHLGSAPAGAKVNRPEIHHDDTEVCWVTSGRLRVTLPHETVELGEGESIQFDAIQQHAYESLADSEFVILHLRKDKRY, from the coding sequence ATGCCCCCCGCTGCCCCCAAGTTTGACTTCTCGGTGCTGCGCACCCTCCGCGACCAGCATGAGCTGACCCTCGCCGCCCTCTCCGAGGCCTCCGGCGTCTCCGTCGGCGTCATCTCCAAGCTCGAGCGCAACCAGCAGTCGGCCGAGCTCGACACCCTCTACCGCCTCGCCCGCGCCTTCGGCCTCAGTGCCACCGACCTCCTCGCCCTCTGCGAATCCGAGCTCGTCCATCGCACCGCCGAGAAAACCTACCGCTCCGGCGACTTCAAATTCCGCCAGGTCAAATACGCCAACGTCGTCGCCCACCTCGGCTCCGCCCCCGCCGGCGCCAAGGTCAACCGCCCCGAGATCCACCACGACGACACCGAGGTCTGCTGGGTCACCTCCGGCCGGCTCCGCGTCACCCTCCCCCACGAGACCGTCGAGCTCGGCGAGGGCGAGAGCATCCAGTTCGACGCCATCCAGCAGCACGCGTACGAGTCCCTCGCCGACTCCGAATTCGTGATCCTCCACCTCCGCAAAGACAAACGGTACTAA